Below is a window of Impatiens glandulifera chromosome 2, dImpGla2.1, whole genome shotgun sequence DNA.
aaagacccAACTccatatcattttatatataaaacttataaTGAAATGTGGTGCCAGACAGATTCATAGTGTATAAAGggattaataatttaagaaattgaGAATGCGTGCATTTTGCAAATacaacttaaattaattaaaataaaaaggagATGAATTAGTGGTGGAGTAATTAGGGGCCTTTCTTGATGGTCAGACAGACTTGTTTAGTAATCTAATGCAATCATCGATCATGATGAACGCATGTAATTGGGAAAGGGAACACGGCCGGACTCGATTTGGTAGAGATCTTCAAGAAGAATCTGGAAGTGAGATTTGCACTCTTCCGCAGTCTTGCCGCCACCCACGGCCCTG
It encodes the following:
- the LOC124927490 gene encoding protein RADIALIS-like 3, which translates into the protein MASSSMSSRRSTWTAQENKLFERALARYDTETPDRWHNIARAVGGGKTAEECKSHFQILLEDLYQIESGRVPFPNYMRSS